The Inmirania thermothiophila nucleotide sequence GGTGACCATCTACGTCGACGCCGTCGCCCTCAACTACCTGCGCGGCGCCGAGATCGACTACGTCGAGCGGCCCATGGGGGCGAGCTTCGTCTTCCGCAACGTCTTCGCCGCCGTGGGCGGCAGCGGGGCCTGCAGCGCCTGCGGCGCCGCAGGCGGCGGCTGCGCCTGAGCCCCTCGCCGGCCGCGCGCGATGCCCGGCGCGGGCGGGCGCGTGCTGCTGGTGGCGCCGCTCGCGAGCTACCGCATCGTCCCCTACCTCGAGGCGGCGCGGGCCCTCGGCGTCGAGCCGGTGGTGGCGGCCGACGGCGAGCCGCTGGCCGCGGGGCACGGCATCCACGTGCGGCTGGAGGAGCCGGCACGGGCGGCGCGGGCGATCCTGGACGCGGTGGCGCAGGCGCCGCCCGCGGCGGTGGTGGCCACCGACGACGCCACGGTGGAGGTGGCGGCGCGGGTGGCCGAGGCCCTCGGGCTGCCCCACAACCCGCCGGAGGCGGCGCGGCGGGCCCGGCGCAAGGATCTGGCGCGCCAGGCCCAGGCCGCCGCGGGGCTGCCGGTGCCCTGGTTCCGCCGCCTCCCGCTGGCGGAGCTCGCCGCCGGGCGCATCCCGGACGAGGTGCCCTATCCCTGCGTCATCAAGCCCCTCGCCCTCAACGCCAGCCGCGGCGTCATCCGCGCCGACGATGCGCGGGGGCTCGCCGCGGCGGCACGGCGGGTGGCCGCCATCGTCGGCGGGCTGGCCGACGCCGAGGAGCGCGGTCACGCCCTGGTGGAGGCCTACCTCCCCGGCGAGGAGATCGCGGTGGAGGCGCTGCTGCGGGCGGGGCGGCCCCGGATCCTGGCCGTCTTCGACAAGCCCGACCCCCTGGAGGGGCCCTTCTTCGAGGAGACCCTCTACGTCACCCCGTCGCGCCACGACCCGGCGCTGCTCGCGCGGGTCGAGCGGCGGCTCGCCGAGGTCTGCGCCGCCTGCGGCCTGCGCGAGGGGCCGGTGCACGCCGAGTTCCGCCTCCACGACGGCGAGGCCTGGGTGCTGGAGGTGGCCGCGCGCACCATCGGCGGCGAGTGTGCCCGCCTGCTCCACATGGGCACCGGGGTGGCGCTGGAGGCGCTGGTGATCGCCGCCGCCCTCGGGCGTGCGCCGCAGGTGCGGCCCTTCGCGGGCGCGGGCGGCGTGCTCATGCTGCCGGTGCCCGGCCCCGGCGTGCTGCGCCGGGTCGAGGGGGTGCTGGCGGCCCGGCGGGTGCCGGGGGTGGAGGCGGTGGAGATCGGCCTGCGCGAGGGCTACCGCCTGGTGCCGCTGCCCGAGGGCGGCAGCTACCTCGGCTTCGTCTTCGCCCGCGGCCCCGACCCGGAGACGGTGGAGGCGGCGCTGCGCGAGGCCCGCGCGCGCCTGCGCGTGGTGGTGGCGCCGGAGCTCGCGGTCTCGGTCGGCTGAGGGCTACTTCTTGGCCCGCGGCGGGCGGAACTGCTCCGGCGCCTGCCCCAGCTCGCCCTCGCCGAAGAGGAAGCCCACCATGTGCTGCTCGATGAGCTCGAGGGTGCGCGGATCGGCGGTGCTCAGGCCGTACTCGTTGATGATCATGGTCAGCCGCTCGAGCCAGCGCTGCCAGCCCTCGCGGGAGACGTTCTCGTAGATGCGGCGGCCGAGCTCGCCCGGATGGGGCGGGGCGTCGAGCCCCTTGGCCTCCCGCTTGAGCACCACGCACTGGACCATTCTCGCCATGTCGCACCGCCTCCGGCTGCAAAGGCCGCCATGATGGCGCGCCGCGGCCGCCGACTCAACCACGCCCCGGGTGCGGGATCGCCGCTGGGCCCTCAGCCGGTGCGGGCGGCGGCACCCGAGCAGACCGGGCAGGCCGGGTCGCGGCGGAGGGCGACGCTGCGGATCTCGCCGCCCAGGAGGTCGAGGAGCAGCAGCCGTCCGCTCAGCGACCGGCCGATGCCGAGGATGAGCTTCATCGCCTCCACCGCCTGCAGGCTCCCCACCACGCCCACCACCGGCGTGAAGACGCCGGCGTTGACGCAGCGGTCCTCGGGGGCGCCCTCGTCGCGGTAGAGGCAGCGGTAGCAGGGCCCGCCGGGGAGGAACACGCCCACCTGGCCCTCGAAGCGGATCGCCGCCCCCGAGACCAGCGGCGTGCCCGCGCGCTGGCAGGCGGCGTTGGCGGTGAAGCGGCTGGCGAAGTTGTCGGTGCCGTCGAGGACCACGTCGGCGCCGGCGGCGAGCTCGGCGAGCTCGGCCTCCCCGAGGCGGCGGCCGATGGTCTCGACCCGGACGTCGGGGTTGATGCGCGCCAGCGCCTCGGCCGCCGAGGCCACCTTGGGACGGCCGATGTCCGGCGTGCCGTGGACGATCTGGCGCTGGAGGTTGCTGAGGTCGACGCGGTCGTCGTCCACCAGGGTGAGGCGCCCGACCCCCGCTGCGGCGAGGTAGAGCGCGGCGGGGGAGCCGAGGCCGCCGAGGCCGAGGATCACCGCGTGCGCCGCAAGCAGCCGCTCCTGCCCGGCGATGTCCACCTGCGGCAGCATGATCTGGCGGCTGTAGCGCAGCAGCGTCTCGTCGTCCATGGGGGCAAGATACGACCGCGGCCGCCGCCCGGCAAGGCCGCCGCAGCCTCAGGCGGCGGGGTCGGGACGGGGGTGCACCGCGGCCGACGCCCCGGGGACGCGCCCCCCGCTCACCCGCTCGTGGCCGGCGAGGTCGCGGGCGGTGGTCACCTCGACGAGCCCCGCCGCGGCGAGGATGGCGCGCACCGCCGGACCCTGGTCGGCGCCGTGCTCCAGCAGCAGCCAGCCGCCCGGGTGGAGATGTGCGGCGGCGCCGGCGGCGATGGCGCGGATGGCGCCGAGCCCGTCGCCGCCGGGGGTGAGGGCGATCTGGGGCTCCCAGGGCAGGTCGCCGCGGCGCAGGCAGGGGTCGTCGGCGGCGATGTAGGGCGGGTTCGCCACCGCGAGGTGGAAGCGCCGGCCGGCCACCGCCTGCCACCAGTCGCCCTGGCGCAGCTCGATCCGTCCGGGGGCGTGCCGTGCGGCGTTGCGCGCGGCGACGGC carries:
- a CDS encoding ATP-grasp domain-containing protein, with the protein product MPGAGGRVLLVAPLASYRIVPYLEAARALGVEPVVAADGEPLAAGHGIHVRLEEPARAARAILDAVAQAPPAAVVATDDATVEVAARVAEALGLPHNPPEAARRARRKDLARQAQAAAGLPVPWFRRLPLAELAAGRIPDEVPYPCVIKPLALNASRGVIRADDARGLAAAARRVAAIVGGLADAEERGHALVEAYLPGEEIAVEALLRAGRPRILAVFDKPDPLEGPFFEETLYVTPSRHDPALLARVERRLAEVCAACGLREGPVHAEFRLHDGEAWVLEVAARTIGGECARLLHMGTGVALEALVIAAALGRAPQVRPFAGAGGVLMLPVPGPGVLRRVEGVLAARRVPGVEAVEIGLREGYRLVPLPEGGSYLGFVFARGPDPETVEAALREARARLRVVVAPELAVSVG
- a CDS encoding oxidative damage protection protein: MARMVQCVVLKREAKGLDAPPHPGELGRRIYENVSREGWQRWLERLTMIINEYGLSTADPRTLELIEQHMVGFLFGEGELGQAPEQFRPPRAKK
- a CDS encoding HesA/MoeB/ThiF family protein, with amino-acid sequence MDDETLLRYSRQIMLPQVDIAGQERLLAAHAVILGLGGLGSPAALYLAAAGVGRLTLVDDDRVDLSNLQRQIVHGTPDIGRPKVASAAEALARINPDVRVETIGRRLGEAELAELAAGADVVLDGTDNFASRFTANAACQRAGTPLVSGAAIRFEGQVGVFLPGGPCYRCLYRDEGAPEDRCVNAGVFTPVVGVVGSLQAVEAMKLILGIGRSLSGRLLLLDLLGGEIRSVALRRDPACPVCSGAAARTG